A single Flavobacterium sp. 1 DNA region contains:
- a CDS encoding DUF4270 domain-containing protein, which produces MLKNSFFKTFPFLFFILLLNSCDKEFSVVGEDIIGDNSFGITKEEFPVVAYNEKINAVQSNNLDINAFGVYDNPSFGITTATFVTQLTMASVNPTFDLTTAKIKSVVLSIPYFGHKDPDATVDSEGKTVYILDSIYGPAKAKMKLSVHESGYYLRNLDPEDQLTQSQKYYNDQYSDFTQNIIGNALNDDADTAQNSAFFFDPSQHSVKTTTGGKDVTTWTPPAMQLNLNTAFFTAKILNAPAGSLVDNNVFTNYFRGLFFNIEASSGELAMINFKAGKITITYTETVSAVETEKTFVLNLTGNTVSLLNQSNTNANYTDATKTATDAVKAQGVANLYLKGGEGSMSVLSLFDPTDNHGLELTDVPNGVPDQLDDLRRNKCLINQANLTFHLNTAAMTTSYYPQRIYLYDYTNHKVLADYGDATAASNSKNNKFVFGGIISKDATGGGYSYKFRITEHIRNLVKSSTSANVELGLVVTEDINKFVFYALKDKTGIPLYVPMASVINPLGAIVFGNNIPSNDVNYDKRVKFEIYYTKAN; this is translated from the coding sequence ATGCTTAAAAATTCTTTTTTTAAAACATTTCCTTTTCTTTTTTTTATTCTCCTTTTAAATTCATGTGATAAAGAATTCAGCGTTGTTGGTGAAGATATTATAGGGGATAATTCTTTTGGTATTACAAAGGAAGAATTTCCAGTTGTTGCATACAATGAAAAAATAAATGCTGTTCAGTCGAATAATTTGGATATTAATGCTTTTGGAGTGTATGATAACCCTTCTTTTGGTATTACTACTGCAACTTTTGTAACGCAGCTTACAATGGCATCTGTAAACCCAACTTTTGATTTAACTACTGCAAAAATAAAAAGCGTTGTTTTGTCTATTCCTTATTTCGGTCATAAAGATCCTGACGCAACAGTTGACAGTGAAGGAAAAACTGTGTATATTTTAGATTCTATTTATGGGCCTGCTAAGGCAAAAATGAAGCTCAGTGTTCATGAGTCTGGTTATTATTTGAGAAATTTAGATCCAGAGGATCAATTGACACAATCTCAAAAATATTATAACGACCAATATTCGGATTTTACTCAAAATATAATAGGGAATGCTTTAAACGATGATGCAGACACTGCTCAAAATTCTGCATTCTTTTTTGATCCTTCTCAACACTCTGTGAAAACCACTACAGGCGGCAAAGATGTAACCACTTGGACTCCTCCGGCAATGCAGCTGAATTTGAATACTGCTTTTTTTACAGCTAAAATATTGAATGCGCCAGCAGGTTCTTTGGTTGATAATAATGTGTTTACGAATTATTTTAGAGGTTTGTTTTTCAATATTGAAGCTAGTTCAGGTGAGTTGGCAATGATTAATTTTAAAGCAGGAAAGATAACAATTACTTATACAGAGACTGTAAGCGCGGTTGAAACGGAAAAAACATTTGTGTTGAATTTGACTGGAAATACGGTTAGTTTATTGAATCAAAGTAATACTAATGCCAATTATACTGATGCTACAAAAACAGCTACTGATGCGGTTAAAGCTCAAGGTGTTGCTAATTTATATTTAAAAGGAGGGGAAGGATCGATGTCTGTTTTGAGTTTATTTGACCCAACGGATAATCATGGTTTAGAATTGACTGATGTTCCAAATGGGGTTCCAGATCAATTGGACGATTTGAGAAGAAACAAATGTCTTATTAATCAAGCTAATTTAACTTTTCATTTAAATACGGCTGCTATGACGACTAGCTATTACCCGCAGAGAATTTATTTGTATGACTATACGAACCATAAAGTCTTGGCGGATTATGGTGATGCTACAGCGGCTTCAAATTCCAAAAATAATAAGTTTGTTTTTGGCGGTATTATTTCTAAAGACGCAACAGGAGGAGGTTATTCATATAAATTTAGAATAACAGAACATATCCGAAATCTTGTTAAATCATCTACTTCAGCCAATGTTGAATTGGGTTTGGTGGTCACCGAAGATATTAATAAATTTGTTTTTTATGCTCTAAAAGACAAAACGGGTATTCCGTTATATGTTCCAATGGCTTCAGTGATAAACCCATTAGGAGCTATTGTCTTTGGAAATAATATTCCAAGTAATGATGTGAATTATGACAAGCGTGTAAAATTTGAAATCTATTATACTAAAGCTAATTAA
- a CDS encoding glycogen/starch synthase has protein sequence MKDKRILYVSSEVVPYLAENEVSLMSYDVPKMINDQGGQIRIFMPRYGNINERRHQLHEVIRLSGMNLVVNDLDMPLIIKVASIPKERIQVYFIDNEEYFKRKATFADEEGVMYPDNDERAIFFAKGVVETVKKLNWVPDIIHVHGWMAAMLPVYMKHFYKNEALFSDTKIVTSVYSQSFDGTLDAEMINKVRFDGIPNEAISELEVPNYENIMKTTVRNSDAVIIASDGISPSLTKFIESSNKPFLPLKFKDEFAVAYTEFYQNMLL, from the coding sequence ATGAAAGATAAGAGGATATTATACGTATCATCTGAAGTTGTGCCTTATCTCGCTGAAAATGAGGTTTCATTAATGTCTTATGACGTACCAAAAATGATTAATGATCAAGGAGGGCAAATTAGAATTTTTATGCCAAGGTATGGAAATATTAACGAGAGAAGACATCAATTACATGAAGTGATCAGGCTCTCTGGGATGAATTTGGTGGTGAATGATTTGGACATGCCTCTTATTATTAAAGTTGCTTCTATTCCAAAAGAGAGAATTCAAGTTTATTTTATTGATAACGAAGAATATTTTAAGAGAAAAGCCACTTTTGCAGATGAAGAAGGAGTGATGTATCCTGATAATGACGAACGTGCTATCTTTTTTGCAAAAGGTGTAGTGGAGACTGTAAAAAAATTAAACTGGGTTCCAGACATTATTCACGTTCACGGCTGGATGGCTGCTATGCTGCCAGTTTATATGAAGCATTTTTATAAAAATGAAGCGTTGTTTTCGGACACTAAGATAGTTACCTCTGTTTACAGCCAGTCTTTTGACGGAACATTAGATGCTGAAATGATAAATAAAGTGCGTTTTGACGGTATTCCTAATGAAGCCATTTCCGAATTAGAAGTTCCTAACTACGAAAATATTATGAAAACTACTGTCCGTAATTCAGATGCTGTTATCATTGCTTCTGACGGGATCTCGCCAAGTTTAACAAAATTTATAGAATCTTCCAATAAACCTTTTTTACCTTTGAAATTTAAGGACGAATTTGCAGTAGCCTATACTGAGTTCTATCAAAACATGTTGTTATAA
- the panC gene encoding pantoate--beta-alanine ligase, with product MQIFDGKTALMDYLSSIKTTKSSIGFVPTMGALHKGHQSLMLQSTRENDITVVSIFVNPTQFNNPEDLEKYPRTLDEDVIKISQINPNIIVFAPTVVDMYEGKTLSQSFDFDGLENKMEGKFRPGHFDGVGTIVKILFEIIQPTRAYFGEKDFQQVQIVKKMVEKNHLPVAIVVCPILRETNNLAMSSRNERLTLQQRKEAAIIYKILKEAKNKFTNNSAQKTAQWVQKEFDKNKEFTLEYFEIADEDTLSTCIRKNKNKKYRAFIAVFINSVRLIDTISLN from the coding sequence ATGCAGATTTTTGACGGAAAAACAGCTTTAATGGATTATTTAAGTTCAATAAAGACTACAAAATCTTCAATTGGATTTGTTCCAACAATGGGTGCTTTACATAAGGGGCATCAGTCGCTGATGCTTCAATCAACACGGGAAAACGACATAACAGTTGTAAGTATTTTTGTAAATCCAACACAATTTAACAATCCGGAAGATTTAGAAAAATACCCCCGTACACTAGATGAAGATGTCATCAAAATTTCTCAAATAAACCCGAATATTATTGTTTTTGCCCCGACGGTCGTAGATATGTATGAAGGAAAAACCTTGTCACAGTCATTCGATTTTGACGGTCTGGAAAATAAAATGGAAGGAAAGTTCAGACCCGGCCATTTTGACGGGGTCGGAACTATTGTAAAAATCCTTTTCGAAATTATTCAGCCCACAAGAGCCTATTTTGGGGAAAAAGACTTTCAGCAAGTGCAGATTGTAAAAAAAATGGTCGAGAAAAACCATTTACCCGTAGCAATTGTTGTTTGTCCCATTTTGAGAGAAACCAACAACTTAGCTATGAGTTCTCGAAATGAACGCTTAACTTTGCAACAAAGAAAAGAAGCAGCCATCATTTATAAAATACTAAAAGAGGCTAAAAATAAATTCACAAATAATAGCGCCCAAAAAACAGCTCAATGGGTTCAAAAAGAATTTGACAAAAACAAAGAATTCACTTTAGAATACTTTGAAATTGCAGATGAAGATACACTTTCAACCTGCATCCGAAAAAATAAAAATAAAAAATACCGAGCGTTTATCGCAGTGTTTATAAACAGCGTACGCTTAATAGATACAATTTCTTTAAATTAA
- the panD gene encoding aspartate 1-decarboxylase, which translates to MQIQVVKSKIHRVKVTGADLNYIGSITIDEALLEASNIIEGEKVSIVNINNGERFDTYAIVGERNSGIITLNGPAARKVQKDDIIIIISYATLDFEEAKTFKPWIVFPNENDNSLT; encoded by the coding sequence ATGCAAATTCAAGTTGTTAAATCAAAAATTCACCGTGTAAAAGTCACAGGAGCCGACTTAAATTACATCGGAAGCATAACTATAGATGAAGCATTATTAGAAGCATCAAATATAATAGAAGGAGAAAAAGTATCCATCGTAAACATTAATAATGGAGAACGTTTTGATACTTATGCTATTGTTGGAGAGAGAAATTCCGGAATAATTACACTGAATGGCCCTGCAGCGCGAAAAGTTCAAAAAGACGACATCATCATCATCATTTCGTATGCTACATTAGACTTTGAAGAAGCAAAAACATTCAAGCCATGGATTGTTTTTCCTAATGAAAACGACAACTCTTTAACATAA
- a CDS encoding alpha/beta hydrolase, whose translation MKHLLTVLLALFSFSCFAQIKTVSFNSEKLKEKRDIYISLPASYEKNKTKQYPLLVLLDGDNLLNPFTGALTYGSYWNDLPEVIIVGINQNKNGQRNIDCGVDPVTGIPDGKSVDFFDFISLELIPMIQKEYRITNFKIIAGHDTTASFLNFFLYKDKPLFNAYISLSPELPINMEQTLPDLLANSKIPLFYYLSTADGDEKKMRERILNLDTSLKAIKNPELNYKFEDFKEASHYSLVLHSIPSALYQIFSAAEPISVLEYKTKIATLKEGYVDYLKKKYNIIENSFGIKNPIRISDFKAIEAAILENKDYNELDALAILADKNYPKSMLGDYQLAIMFEKKGDNPRAVRYYMSGFNKEEIADLTKDMMFAKAEELKKTYAKKPKIKGKVGQDTSADVKTDTPATDVPTTETPITEEKK comes from the coding sequence ATGAAACATTTATTAACAGTATTACTAGCCCTTTTTTCCTTTTCTTGTTTTGCACAAATAAAGACAGTCAGTTTTAACTCTGAAAAATTAAAAGAAAAAAGAGATATTTATATCTCATTACCTGCTTCCTATGAAAAAAACAAAACCAAACAATACCCATTATTGGTTTTATTAGACGGAGATAATTTATTAAATCCTTTTACTGGTGCATTAACTTATGGTTCTTATTGGAATGATTTACCAGAAGTGATAATTGTAGGCATAAATCAAAACAAAAACGGTCAAAGAAACATAGATTGCGGAGTTGATCCTGTAACAGGAATACCTGATGGAAAAAGTGTAGATTTCTTCGATTTTATTTCTCTAGAACTTATTCCTATGATTCAAAAGGAATACAGAATAACCAATTTCAAAATTATAGCTGGGCATGACACAACCGCCTCTTTTTTAAATTTCTTTTTATATAAGGACAAACCATTATTTAACGCATATATCTCATTAAGCCCGGAATTACCTATAAATATGGAACAAACACTACCAGATTTACTAGCAAATTCTAAAATCCCTCTTTTTTATTATTTATCAACAGCCGATGGTGATGAGAAAAAAATGAGAGAAAGAATTCTAAATCTTGACACAAGTCTAAAAGCGATTAAAAACCCAGAATTAAATTATAAATTCGAAGATTTCAAAGAAGCCTCTCATTATTCTCTGGTTTTGCATTCGATTCCTTCAGCTTTATATCAAATTTTTTCAGCAGCAGAGCCAATATCTGTACTGGAATACAAGACTAAAATAGCCACTCTCAAAGAAGGCTATGTAGATTATTTGAAAAAGAAATATAATATTATTGAAAATTCATTTGGTATAAAAAACCCAATCCGAATAAGTGATTTTAAAGCTATCGAAGCCGCAATTCTGGAAAACAAAGATTATAACGAACTAGATGCCTTAGCAATTCTTGCCGATAAAAATTATCCAAAAAGCATGTTGGGAGACTATCAGCTGGCAATAATGTTTGAGAAAAAAGGAGATAATCCAAGAGCCGTACGTTATTACATGTCAGGTTTTAATAAAGAAGAAATTGCCGATCTGACCAAAGACATGATGTTTGCCAAAGCGGAAGAATTAAAAAAGACCTATGCTAAAAAACCAAAAATAAAAGGCAAAGTAGGTCAAGACACTTCAGCAGATGTAAAAACTGATACTCCAGCAACAGATGTTCCCACAACTGAAACACCAATTACTGAAGAAAAAAAATAA
- the radA gene encoding DNA repair protein RadA has product MAKVKTTFFCQNCGAQYAKWQGQCNSCKEWNTIAEEIIQKQEKAAWKSESSTTSKAPKPLRINEIDCAEEIRLDTTDGELNRVLGGGIVPGSLILLGGEPGIGKSTLLLQISLKLPYKTLYVSGEESQKQIKMRAERITPNGDNCYILTETKTQNIFKQIEAIQPEIVIIDSIQTLHTDYIESTAGSISQIRETTAELIKFAKETNIPVILIGHITKDGTIAGPKILEHMVDTVLQFEGDRNHVYRILRSLKNRFGSTAEIGIYEMLGSGLREVSNPSEILISHKDEELSGTAIATTLEGMRPLMIEIQSLVSTAVYGTPQRSTTGYNAKRLNMILAVLEKRAGFRLGAKDVFLNVTGGISVDDPAIDLAVVAAILSSNEDIPVEKGFCFAGEVGLSGEIRPVNRVDQRIQEAEKLGFSTIFVSKYNKIALKNTGIKIQLVAKIEDVASQLFG; this is encoded by the coding sequence ATGGCTAAAGTAAAAACAACGTTTTTTTGCCAGAATTGCGGTGCCCAATATGCAAAATGGCAGGGACAATGCAATTCCTGTAAAGAATGGAATACTATTGCCGAAGAAATTATACAAAAACAGGAAAAAGCAGCTTGGAAAAGCGAATCGTCTACAACCAGCAAAGCGCCAAAACCTTTACGTATTAATGAAATTGACTGCGCCGAAGAAATTCGGCTGGATACTACCGATGGGGAACTCAACAGAGTACTTGGTGGCGGAATCGTTCCTGGCTCTTTGATTCTCTTGGGAGGTGAACCCGGAATTGGAAAAAGTACGCTTTTGCTTCAGATTTCATTAAAATTACCTTATAAAACTTTATACGTTTCCGGAGAGGAAAGCCAAAAGCAGATTAAGATGCGTGCAGAACGCATCACTCCAAACGGAGACAACTGTTACATTCTGACCGAAACCAAAACACAGAATATCTTCAAACAGATTGAAGCCATTCAGCCCGAAATTGTCATAATCGATTCGATTCAGACACTGCATACCGATTATATTGAATCGACTGCTGGGAGCATTTCTCAAATACGAGAAACCACAGCCGAATTGATTAAATTTGCCAAGGAAACCAACATACCTGTAATTTTAATTGGTCATATTACCAAAGACGGAACCATAGCAGGTCCAAAAATATTGGAACACATGGTCGATACCGTTTTGCAATTTGAAGGCGATCGAAATCATGTATATCGTATTTTGCGATCATTAAAAAACCGTTTCGGTTCTACCGCCGAAATCGGAATTTACGAAATGCTGGGCAGCGGATTACGAGAAGTATCAAATCCGTCCGAGATATTAATTTCGCACAAAGACGAAGAACTGTCAGGAACAGCCATTGCCACTACACTCGAAGGCATGCGCCCTTTAATGATCGAAATACAGTCACTAGTAAGCACAGCTGTTTACGGAACTCCTCAGCGAAGCACCACAGGTTATAATGCCAAAAGACTGAATATGATTTTGGCAGTTCTAGAAAAAAGAGCTGGCTTTAGGCTTGGCGCCAAAGACGTTTTCCTTAATGTAACCGGCGGAATCTCTGTAGATGACCCCGCTATCGATTTGGCCGTAGTCGCCGCCATTTTATCTTCCAACGAAGATATTCCTGTCGAAAAAGGGTTTTGCTTTGCCGGCGAGGTTGGACTTTCGGGCGAAATTCGTCCTGTGAACAGAGTCGATCAGCGCATCCAAGAAGCCGAAAAATTAGGATTCTCGACTATTTTTGTATCCAAATACAATAAAATAGCCTTAAAAAACACTGGGATAAAAATCCAATTGGTCGCCAAAATCGAAGATGTTGCCAGTCAGTTATTCGGATAA